A window from Ruminiclostridium josui JCM 17888 encodes these proteins:
- a CDS encoding LytR/AlgR family response regulator transcription factor, with protein MLYLAILDDDANILVEHETRITNLFKKHKIDGEIVIATRDYRKFVEVVQNNKVNVAIIDINLKDNINGMHIAKQIRENNRDIEIIFFSGCLNYSQLAYEVKAHWFIEKPNWTFLEITLVNLNKEMLKYKRSVICIECNTGDREDYGKSFIALNDIDFIDRIGNKTCIHIDKDATSVKDTYFTSEGLAELKDRIGDERFQQCHKSIIINTEKIEHINSKYTIITLRSGVECDIGPKFRNYFREWRPLSLC; from the coding sequence ATGTTATATTTAGCAATTTTAGACGATGATGCGAATATACTTGTAGAGCATGAGACAAGAATAACAAATCTGTTTAAAAAGCATAAAATCGATGGAGAAATAGTAATAGCGACAAGGGACTATAGAAAATTTGTAGAAGTAGTACAAAACAATAAAGTCAATGTTGCTATAATTGATATTAATCTCAAAGACAATATAAATGGTATGCATATAGCTAAACAGATCCGTGAAAATAACCGGGATATAGAAATTATATTTTTTTCTGGCTGTTTGAATTATAGTCAATTAGCGTACGAAGTTAAAGCTCACTGGTTTATCGAAAAACCAAATTGGACTTTCTTAGAAATTACCTTAGTAAATCTAAACAAAGAAATGCTTAAATATAAAAGGTCTGTAATATGTATAGAATGTAACACTGGTGATAGAGAAGATTATGGCAAAAGCTTTATAGCACTAAATGATATTGATTTCATTGACCGTATAGGTAATAAAACCTGTATACATATAGATAAGGATGCTACGTCAGTAAAAGATACATATTTTACATCCGAAGGTCTTGCTGAACTCAAAGATCGTATCGGGGATGAAAGATTTCAGCAATGTCATAAGTCAATTATTATAAATACTGAAAAGATTGAACATATAAATTCAAAGTATACAATAATTACCCTCCGCAGTGGCGTCGAATGTGATATCGGTCCTAAATTTCGGAATTACTTCCGGGAATGGAGGCCCTTATCGTTATGTTAG
- a CDS encoding IS30 family transposase: MSNLIPGNQKHLTLDNRIFIEKSLDNNMPFKEIAKYLCKDPTTISKEVKKHRALTPRNNFVSHNHCVHRGKCGLTNVCKRTVACKKQCRTCNACNTHCDQFKNEICSKVLKAPFVCNGCSKKAGCRLDKYFYKATQANRQYKTILVESRNGINISEDSLNQMDAIVTPLILQGQTPYQILKNHPEIKCSEKTIYNYIASGVLSVKNIDLPRKVKYKPRKQDRPKAKDTGIFEGRTYNDFMKYMEAHPETNVVEMDTVVGCEGSRKVLLTLFFRSCKLMLIYLLPDKTATSVKKTFDHLEEKMSPIGFYNTFPVILTDRGTEFSNPEGLECGIDNTIRTSIFFCDPMASWQKPGIEKNHEYIRSVLPKGSSFDKLTQWDVTRLANHINSTARASLNGRTPLELAQLLLEKHALNAFGLKEISCDDIILKPKLLK, encoded by the coding sequence ATGTCTAATTTAATACCAGGAAACCAAAAACATCTCACCCTTGATAATAGGATTTTTATTGAAAAATCTCTGGACAATAATATGCCATTTAAAGAAATTGCAAAATATTTATGCAAAGACCCTACTACTATTTCAAAGGAGGTCAAGAAGCACCGTGCTCTTACTCCTAGAAATAATTTTGTATCCCATAATCATTGTGTTCATCGTGGTAAATGTGGCCTTACAAATGTCTGCAAACGTACTGTTGCTTGTAAGAAGCAATGCAGAACATGTAATGCTTGTAATACCCATTGTGACCAGTTTAAAAATGAAATATGCAGTAAAGTATTAAAGGCTCCTTTTGTTTGTAACGGTTGTTCTAAAAAAGCTGGATGCAGGCTTGATAAATATTTCTACAAAGCAACTCAGGCTAATCGTCAATATAAGACTATCCTTGTTGAATCTAGAAATGGAATCAATATATCTGAAGATTCACTTAATCAGATGGATGCAATTGTCACACCTTTAATTTTGCAGGGGCAGACTCCGTACCAAATACTTAAAAATCATCCCGAAATAAAATGTTCTGAAAAAACAATTTATAATTATATTGCATCTGGTGTGTTATCTGTGAAAAACATTGATCTCCCCAGAAAAGTAAAGTATAAACCTCGCAAACAAGACAGACCAAAAGCCAAAGATACAGGGATTTTTGAAGGACGAACTTATAATGATTTCATGAAATATATGGAAGCCCATCCAGAGACGAATGTTGTTGAAATGGATACAGTAGTCGGTTGTGAGGGTAGCCGAAAAGTACTACTTACATTATTCTTTCGCAGCTGCAAATTGATGTTAATTTATCTATTGCCAGATAAGACAGCAACTTCTGTTAAAAAAACATTTGACCATCTGGAAGAAAAAATGTCTCCTATCGGCTTCTACAACACATTTCCAGTTATTTTAACAGACAGAGGTACGGAATTTTCAAACCCAGAAGGACTGGAATGTGGGATTGATAATACCATACGCACATCCATATTTTTTTGTGATCCTATGGCTTCGTGGCAAAAACCAGGTATAGAAAAGAACCACGAATATATACGTTCTGTTCTTCCCAAAGGCTCATCCTTTGATAAACTGACGCAATGGGATGTAACAAGACTTGCAAATCATATTAACAGTACAGCAAGAGCCAGTCTAAATGGTAGAACCCCATTAGAACTGGCTCAATTGCTACTGGAAAAACATGCATTAAATGCATTCGGACTAAAAGAGATATCCTGCGACGATATCATCCTAAAACCAAAACTGCTGAAATAG
- a CDS encoding helix-turn-helix domain-containing protein: protein MEFNFSINAKLIKGNQRHLSLDDRIYIEKALEKSIAFKDIALFLSKDPTTISKEVKKHRVVKTRNTIYIPNNCMSRQGCTLTDICIPCTSHKFHSRCASCSNCNKYCPKYVPNNCSKLLRAPFVCNGCDKKNICRMDKYYYRATTAHSKYRTILSTSREGINLSEDSLSELDSLVSPLIKQGQPISHIFLSNSDVIPCGRRTLYNYINNNILTVRNIDLPRKVKYKPRKRHTNITKDHSWREGRKYSDFLSFLGEHPDTSVVEMDTVEGTKGGKVLLTMLFRNSRFMTLIQFDGHKESLYNKNMEGFKWLREKSLIKHSRNRPLKKYWQVKQQQA, encoded by the coding sequence GTGGAATTTAACTTTTCAATTAACGCAAAATTAATAAAAGGTAACCAACGACATTTGTCCCTTGATGATCGAATTTACATTGAAAAAGCTTTGGAAAAATCTATTGCATTTAAAGACATTGCTTTATTTCTTTCCAAAGACCCTACAACAATTTCCAAGGAGGTTAAAAAACATCGTGTAGTAAAAACTAGAAATACGATATATATTCCTAATAATTGTATGTCAAGACAGGGATGTACTCTTACCGATATCTGTATTCCTTGTACTTCCCACAAATTCCATAGCAGATGTGCTAGCTGCTCTAACTGTAATAAATATTGTCCCAAATACGTACCTAATAACTGTTCTAAGCTTCTACGTGCACCCTTTGTTTGTAATGGATGTGATAAAAAGAATATTTGTCGAATGGACAAATACTATTATAGGGCCACTACTGCCCATAGTAAGTATAGAACAATTCTTTCCACATCCCGGGAAGGTATTAATTTAAGCGAAGACTCTCTCTCAGAACTTGATTCTTTAGTATCTCCACTCATTAAACAAGGACAACCTATCTCACACATTTTTCTAAGCAACTCGGATGTTATACCCTGTGGTAGAAGAACTCTTTATAATTACATTAATAACAATATCCTTACCGTCAGAAATATAGATTTACCTAGGAAAGTTAAATATAAGCCGAGGAAACGACATACTAACATAACCAAAGATCACAGCTGGAGAGAGGGTAGAAAATACTCTGATTTTCTTTCATTCTTGGGTGAACATCCTGATACCTCTGTTGTAGAAATGGACACTGTTGAGGGTACTAAAGGCGGGAAAGTTCTATTGACCATGCTTTTCCGAAATTCAAGATTCATGACCTTAATCCAGTTTGATGGACACAAGGAATCCCTATATAATAAAAACATGGAGGGATTCAAATGGCTGAGAGAAAAAAGTTTGATAAAGCATTCAAGGAACAGACCGTTGAAAAAATATTGGCAGGTGAAACAACAGCAAGCTTAA
- a CDS encoding IS3 family transposase (programmed frameshift): protein MAERKKFDKAFKEQTVEKILAGETTASLMAKEIGVHYSTVRDWLIAYEKDGSSAFPGSGNLKPDDDEIRKLRRELANLKEENEILKKAGGLFCEKSEINKFNFIYKHRFIFRIAKMCQALQVSRSGYYAYFSRSESNRSKSNRELLETIKEIHKKSHGIYGAPQITKNLPENQKASKGRVARLMKANGIRSKVSKKYKATTYSNHSLPVADNILNREFTASRPNQKWVSDITYIPTKEGWLYLAGVMDLYGRRLVGWAMANHMRTELVSAALNQAIGRTGAKEGLIIHSDRGIQYASNDYQNLLKRYGFVCSMSRKGNCYDNAPMESFWGKLKMEWLNDYNFETRAEAKKAVFEYIELFYNRKRTHSANGYIPPFVLKEIS from the exons ATGGCTGAGAGAAAAAAGTTTGATAAAGCATTCAAGGAACAGACCGTTGAAAAAATATTGGCAGGTGAAACAACAGCAAGCTTAATGGCAAAAGAAATTGGAGTGCACTACTCAACAGTAAGAGACTGGTTAATCGCTTATGAAAAGGATGGTTCAAGTGCCTTTCCAGGCAGTGGTAACCTTAAGCCTGACGATGATGAAATAAGAAAATTACGCAGGGAATTAGCTAACCTTAAAGAGGAAAATGAAATATTAAAAAAAGCCG GCGGCCTATTTTGCGAAAAATCAGAAATAAACAAGTTTAATTTTATCTATAAACACCGCTTCATATTTCGGATTGCAAAGATGTGTCAGGCCCTTCAAGTATCAAGAAGCGGTTATTATGCATATTTTTCACGTAGCGAAAGTAATCGGAGCAAGTCAAATAGAGAGCTCCTTGAAACTATTAAAGAAATCCATAAAAAGAGTCATGGAATTTATGGTGCTCCTCAGATAACAAAGAATCTTCCGGAAAATCAGAAAGCCAGTAAAGGCCGTGTTGCAAGGTTAATGAAGGCAAACGGTATACGTTCCAAAGTGTCAAAGAAATATAAAGCGACTACGTACTCAAATCATAGTCTTCCTGTGGCAGATAACATTCTTAATAGAGAATTTACTGCCAGTAGACCTAACCAGAAGTGGGTATCAGATATTACGTATATTCCTACAAAAGAAGGTTGGCTTTATCTTGCTGGTGTAATGGACCTCTATGGACGTAGGCTTGTAGGATGGGCTATGGCGAACCATATGAGAACGGAGTTGGTATCTGCTGCTCTGAATCAAGCAATTGGAAGAACCGGTGCTAAAGAAGGATTAATAATTCATTCTGACCGGGGAATTCAATACGCCAGTAATGACTATCAAAATCTGCTAAAAAGATATGGATTTGTATGCAGTATGAGCAGAAAGGGCAATTGTTATGATAATGCCCCTATGGAATCTTTTTGGGGCAAACTTAAAATGGAATGGCTAAATGATTATAATTTTGAGACCAGAGCTGAGGCTAAAAAGGCTGTTTTTGAATACATAGAACTGTTTTATAACCGTAAAAGGACTCATTCAGCAAATGGATATATTCCCCCATTCGTGCTGAAGGAAATATCATAG
- a CDS encoding DUF5412 family protein has protein sequence MKKKFLVIVIIALLSYLIYWSFFDMGRLPKDRLISEVESPSGEYSIKVYISESSLSAPAVLGELNYKKIKKKPKNIYWDYKKETADIKWIDNVTVIINGHKLNILHDTYDWRNK, from the coding sequence TTGAAAAAGAAGTTTTTAGTTATTGTAATTATTGCGTTGTTATCGTATTTAATCTATTGGTCATTTTTTGATATGGGTAGATTGCCCAAGGATAGACTAATATCCGAAGTAGAGTCACCTTCTGGGGAGTACAGTATAAAGGTATACATATCAGAATCATCCCTTTCTGCACCAGCTGTTTTAGGTGAATTGAATTATAAAAAAATAAAAAAGAAACCAAAGAATATTTACTGGGATTATAAGAAAGAAACCGCTGATATTAAATGGATTGATAATGTTACTGTTATAATAAATGGTCATAAGCTAAATATACTTCATGATACTTATGATTGGAGAAATAAGTAG
- a CDS encoding IS256 family transposase has product MARRKNSMSEGKKNIIASLLQEYDIKTAEDIQEALKDLLGGTIQSMLEAEMDQHLGYEPYERSNNTNYRNGKKSKSIQSTYGKMEIDVPQDRECSFEPQIVKKRQKDISSIDQKIIAMYARGLTTRQISDQIEEIYGFEVSEGMVSDITNKLLPEIEEWQQRPLSSVYPIVFIDAVHFSVRDNNVIKKLAAYIILGINEEGQKEVLSIQIGQNESSKYWLSVLNELKNRGVKDILILCADGLSGIKESIAVAFPETEYQRCIVHQVRNTLKYVADKDKKEFANDLKTIYHAPTEETGYERMMQITDKWQDRYPNAMKSWSTNWDILSPIFKFSTDVRKVIYTTNAIESLNSTYRRLNRQRSVFPSDTALLKALYLATFEATKKWTMTLRNWGKVYGELSIMYEGRLQQ; this is encoded by the coding sequence TCAAGACTGCAGAAGACATCCAGGAAGCACTTAAAGACTTGTTAGGGGGTACCATTCAGAGCATGTTGGAAGCCGAGATGGATCAGCATTTAGGCTATGAGCCATACGAACGTTCCAATAACACCAATTACAGGAACGGAAAAAAATCCAAATCAATACAAAGTACATATGGTAAGATGGAAATTGACGTTCCACAAGATCGAGAATGTTCCTTTGAGCCACAAATCGTGAAGAAGCGTCAAAAGGATATCTCAAGCATTGACCAAAAGATCATTGCTATGTATGCAAGAGGTTTGACAACTCGCCAGATCTCTGACCAGATCGAAGAAATCTACGGATTTGAAGTTAGTGAAGGCATGGTATCCGATATCACAAACAAACTGCTTCCAGAAATTGAGGAATGGCAACAACGTCCACTATCCAGCGTTTACCCAATTGTATTCATAGATGCTGTGCACTTTTCTGTTAGGGACAACAATGTCATCAAGAAGCTGGCTGCATACATCATTCTTGGAATCAATGAAGAAGGCCAAAAGGAAGTGTTAAGCATTCAGATAGGCCAAAATGAAAGCAGTAAATATTGGCTTAGTGTCCTAAATGAACTGAAGAACCGTGGAGTCAAGGATATTCTTATACTTTGTGCAGATGGCCTGAGTGGCATCAAGGAATCCATTGCTGTAGCTTTTCCGGAAACAGAGTATCAACGCTGCATAGTCCATCAGGTAAGAAACACACTAAAATATGTTGCAGACAAAGATAAGAAGGAGTTTGCTAATGACCTGAAGACAATCTACCATGCCCCTACAGAGGAGACCGGATATGAGCGTATGATGCAAATTACGGACAAGTGGCAGGACCGTTATCCTAACGCCATGAAGAGTTGGTCTACGAACTGGGATATCCTAAGCCCGATTTTCAAGTTTTCTACGGATGTTCGCAAGGTAATCTACACAACCAATGCTATAGAAAGCCTGAACAGCACATATCGTCGTCTGAATCGTCAAAGAAGCGTATTTCCAAGTGACACAGCCCTCTTAAAGGCCCTATATCTAGCAACCTTTGAGGCAACCAAGAAGTGGACTATGACTCTCCGTAACTGGGGTAAAGTCTACGGTGAGTTGTCCATCATGTATGAGGGCAGGCTTCAGCAATAA